A stretch of DNA from Nitrospirota bacterium:
ACCGCAATCGTAACCAGGGTTGCCAGATAGGTAAACCCCTGTTTTGTAAAAAGGATTTTGAACGTGTTATTTGAATTCATTTTGACCTTATCCTAAATCAACTCAAGAAAAGACTCAAGTTTATTCATTGAACCTTTCATTCTTGAATCAATTCGTATCGATAATAAAGATTGACTTATTTTTCATAAAAAATGTAAAATTTCCCAACGATTTTTTTTAATGGCAAAGGGAAAAAGTGAAGCGCGCATCTTCTTTATTACTTGTTTCGATCATATTTCATTTTTTTCTTTCCTGTTCGTCCTCCTCTCCAAACCCGTCTTCAAATTTAAACCGTAAAAATTCAGTAAAACCTGTCTGGACCAATTATCAAATTAACGCCGGCGTTCACGCCATTGCCTTCGAAGACCATTATATTTGGGTGGGAACTGAACAGGGGGTTCTCCTCTATGACATCCAGCAGGAGAAAATCGTCAAAAAGATTAACAACCAAAACGGATTGCTCTCAAATGATGTAACCTCCATTGATATTGACCCGGAAGGAAACAAATGGATCGGTACCCATGGCGGAGGATTGGTCTTAATAGGCGGGGGCGTTAAAGGGAGGATAAAAAAAATTTATAATGCGCCGACCTTAGCCGATCCTTTTGTTTATAAAACGGTCTTTGATGCGCAAGGGCGTTTGTGGGTAGCGACGTGGAAAGGGGTTAGTTTATTTGACGGGAAAGTCTGGAAAAAGTTCACCAAAGAAGATGGTTTAATAGACAATTGGGTCTATTCCCTGGGAATTGATCAAACCGGAACCCTTTGGTTCGGAACCGAAGGCGGCGTTAACTCCTTCGACGGGAAAACCTGGCAGACGTTTACGCATAAAGAAGGTCTGGGAGCCGAATTAAAGGATATTCCCGAGTTTGAGAAAATTGTGAACGCGAGCCGCCATCATGCCTCAACCCCCGGTAAAGAAGCCGAAGGGTATAACCCCAATTATGTTCTCTCCCTGGCGATAGACCATGAGGGAACAAAGTGGTTTGGAACCTGGGGCGCCGGTTTATCACGGTTTGACGGCAAAGTTTGGAAAAACTTCACGGCAAAAGACGGGCTTCCGGGAAATTTTGTGGCCGATATTTTCGTCGATTCAGATGACGGAATTTGGATCGGCACTGAAGGGGGAGTGGGATATTTCAATGGGAAAGAATGGAATAAATATACCCGGAATGACGGTTTAGTTGATGACTCCGTTTTCACGATTACCCGGGATAAAAGAGGGTCTAAGTGGTTTGGAACCATGGATGGGCTGAGTAAATTAGAGGGTTTTGTTCCTAATTTATAGGTCTTTTTCTCCATAATAGTGGAAAACAAATGGCTTCTAAAGGGATAATCTAATTTTTAAAGGGTTTCTTATTCATATCTAGCTGATATTAAAGGAAAAAATACAGAAATATCGCTGGTATTTTTTTTGCATAAAATTTAGGCATTATCAACTTTTATCGTGCTATGGATCGATTCTCTATTCAAATAGTGCTAGGACTTTTTTTAATGGTTTTTGTTACTTCTCAGGCCGTTAAAGATGTAAAAGGGGGGACCATTATCAGATCCCGCCATGATTTAAACGCACTCAACCAAAGGGGATATAATACGGTTACAGGTCCAATGACTGGCGGTTCTTTTAACGAATATGGTGAAACCTGTATTTATTGTCATACGCCCCATAACAGCAATCCCGTTGCTCCGTTATGGAATCGCGATCTTCCCAATCCGTCGGGATATCAGATGTACTCCAGCCCGAATTTTGATTCTAAAGTGGCCGCTCCTGACGGGATCTCTCTGGCCTGTCTTTCTTGCCACGACGGAAGTGTCGCAGTCGACTCCGTTGTCAATAAACCCAAATATCATAGCTGGCTCGATGCGATGGTCCACTACAAAATGAGTCCTGAAGGGGGTATTGGTTCAGATAGCTGCGGCAAATGCCATAACCGGTTGGAAGGGGCCTACGGAGGTGTGGGCGCGACGGGTATCGGTGCCGCGCATGACGCTACAATCCGGTATTTGACCCGCGATTTAAGGGATGATCATCCTATTTCAATGACCTTTCCTAATCGGGATATTGATCCAGGGTTCAATCAACCTACGCTGATTAAAAAGGATGGCGGAATGATGTTCCCAAACGGTGTTCAGACCTTT
This window harbors:
- a CDS encoding regulator is translated as MKRASSLLLVSIIFHFFLSCSSSSPNPSSNLNRKNSVKPVWTNYQINAGVHAIAFEDHYIWVGTEQGVLLYDIQQEKIVKKINNQNGLLSNDVTSIDIDPEGNKWIGTHGGGLVLIGGGVKGRIKKIYNAPTLADPFVYKTVFDAQGRLWVATWKGVSLFDGKVWKKFTKEDGLIDNWVYSLGIDQTGTLWFGTEGGVNSFDGKTWQTFTHKEGLGAELKDIPEFEKIVNASRHHASTPGKEAEGYNPNYVLSLAIDHEGTKWFGTWGAGLSRFDGKVWKNFTAKDGLPGNFVADIFVDSDDGIWIGTEGGVGYFNGKEWNKYTRNDGLVDDSVFTITRDKRGSKWFGTMDGLSKLEGFVPNL
- a CDS encoding cytochrome c3 family protein encodes the protein MVFVTSQAVKDVKGGTIIRSRHDLNALNQRGYNTVTGPMTGGSFNEYGETCIYCHTPHNSNPVAPLWNRDLPNPSGYQMYSSPNFDSKVAAPDGISLACLSCHDGSVAVDSVVNKPKYHSWLDAMVHYKMSPEGGIGSDSCGKCHNRLEGAYGGVGATGIGAAHDATIRYLTRDLRDDHPISMTFPNRDIDPGFNQPTLIKKDGGMMFPNGVQTFEDNKVQCASCHDPHNPDEKNLEGRDPFLRTSNKNSALCLTCHVK